The Anaerolineae bacterium genome includes a region encoding these proteins:
- a CDS encoding AAA-like domain-containing protein codes for MIATPMEASDFYVAGGTLRPGSPSYVERPADAELYHRTLAGEFCYVLTARQMGKSSLMIRTAQRLKTQGVRSAIVDLNRLGTDISIEHWYLGLLSQLKRNLKLPVDLEDWWQRQAVGYVQRFTDFLHDIVLQNIEGQVVIFIDEIDSTLKLPFSDDFFAAIRGLYNARATDPNYERLVFVLLGVATPAELIKDPRRTPFNIGQAVDLTDFSREDAQLLQQGLIIDHPQEGQAIFDRIYYWTNGHPYLTQKLCLEVVEAKDGPWPDERVDKLVEKLFLTKEARKETNLKFIQDSIANSPQRDRHKLLTLYRQVYTGKKILEDERSLEQNRLRLFGLVRVKDGILQTRNEIYRQVFDLAWIKQHTPVDWSRWLIVLLTFIIIALVSGFWGYNYWQNRQETQALVDQFRATTDPDIRITSLANLFDRGAEQQARRLFFEDLSAEERPVLFNWADPQQVGPQMITAIKGLYTRLENSEPNNDLLSTMAKPLAEIKNDARAETLAQEIAQWLKGREFYNQGEYSLAIDTYNKAISLNDRNAGVYFDRALAYVALNQAGPALANFEQVLLLEDDDTRANRITALIMSDPLLYKAVGAANGQSYPAIVAIVPTPTPTATPTFTPTPTPTSTATPTPTDTPTPPASSTPVEPTPVLSATDTPTSPPTPTPSPTLTPTPQPATIVYVQSRGANHDLGLVSSAGQLLDAELHRLAAAPAWSPDGAMVAFYGEQGISELGGVYAQGNGIWLIDIQTRTPRLLFQIDHVKNVTWSLDGTKLAFEFGPPYNTTHAVVIVDVRNGQELNRFPGEQPAWLPNSAELVIKSCQPECGLWQVGGATNKLLTRDPTDSYPAISPDGKYMVFSSRFRDVDWEIYRFNLQDQAEEILRLTQRAGTDTTPVISPDGLEIYLRTDAFGDWQVTAMTIDGKNERLIKGNIGASEDWGLARPAVH; via the coding sequence ATGATCGCCACACCTATGGAAGCGTCGGATTTTTATGTGGCCGGGGGCACCTTGCGGCCCGGTTCTCCCTCTTACGTGGAACGTCCGGCCGACGCGGAATTATATCACCGGACTTTGGCCGGTGAATTCTGCTACGTTCTCACCGCCCGGCAAATGGGCAAGTCCAGTTTGATGATCCGCACCGCCCAGCGGCTTAAAACGCAAGGAGTTCGCTCGGCCATTGTGGATTTGAATCGCCTGGGCACCGACATCAGCATTGAACACTGGTATCTGGGCCTGCTCAGCCAACTCAAACGCAACCTGAAACTGCCGGTAGATTTAGAGGATTGGTGGCAGCGGCAGGCGGTGGGTTACGTTCAACGTTTCACCGACTTTCTCCACGACATCGTTTTGCAAAACATAGAAGGCCAGGTGGTCATCTTTATTGACGAAATAGACAGCACCCTCAAACTGCCCTTTTCCGACGACTTTTTTGCCGCCATCCGGGGCCTCTACAACGCCCGCGCCACCGACCCCAACTACGAGCGACTGGTGTTTGTGCTGTTGGGTGTGGCCACCCCCGCCGAACTCATCAAGGACCCGCGCCGCACCCCCTTTAACATTGGCCAGGCTGTTGACCTGACCGACTTCAGCCGCGAAGACGCCCAACTCTTACAACAAGGTTTAATCATTGACCATCCCCAAGAAGGCCAGGCCATTTTTGACCGTATCTACTATTGGACCAACGGCCATCCCTATCTTACGCAAAAATTATGTTTAGAGGTGGTTGAAGCCAAAGATGGCCCCTGGCCGGATGAGCGGGTGGACAAGCTGGTTGAAAAACTATTTCTTACCAAAGAGGCCCGCAAAGAAACCAACCTGAAATTCATTCAAGACAGCATTGCCAACAGCCCCCAGCGCGACCGGCACAAACTGCTTACCCTTTATCGCCAGGTTTACACCGGCAAAAAAATTCTTGAAGACGAACGCTCCCTGGAACAAAACCGGCTAAGATTATTTGGCCTGGTGCGGGTCAAAGACGGAATTTTGCAAACCAGGAACGAAATCTACCGCCAGGTGTTTGACCTGGCCTGGATCAAACAACACACGCCCGTAGATTGGTCGCGCTGGTTGATCGTTCTGTTAACCTTTATCATTATCGCCCTGGTTAGCGGTTTTTGGGGCTACAATTACTGGCAAAACCGGCAAGAAACCCAGGCCCTGGTTGACCAATTCCGGGCCACCACCGACCCCGATATCCGCATTACCAGTTTGGCCAACCTCTTTGATCGGGGCGCCGAACAACAGGCCCGCCGCTTATTTTTTGAAGACCTCTCGGCAGAAGAACGCCCGGTTCTTTTTAACTGGGCCGACCCGCAGCAGGTGGGGCCGCAAATGATCACCGCCATCAAAGGCTTATACACTCGCCTGGAAAACAGCGAGCCAAACAACGACCTGCTTAGCACCATGGCCAAACCCCTGGCCGAAATAAAAAATGACGCCCGGGCCGAAACCCTGGCCCAAGAAATAGCGCAGTGGCTTAAAGGCCGCGAGTTCTACAACCAGGGAGAATACTCCCTGGCCATTGACACCTATAATAAAGCCATTAGCCTGAACGACCGCAACGCCGGCGTTTATTTTGACCGGGCTTTGGCTTACGTGGCCTTGAATCAAGCGGGGCCGGCCCTGGCCAATTTTGAACAGGTGCTGCTGTTAGAGGATGACGACACCCGCGCTAACCGCATCACCGCCCTCATTATGAGCGACCCCTTACTCTACAAAGCCGTCGGCGCGGCCAACGGGCAATCATATCCGGCGATTGTGGCCATTGTGCCCACCCCTACGCCTACCGCCACCCCTACGTTTACGCCCACGCCCACCCCTACCTCCACCGCCACGCCCACGCCCACGGATACCCCTACTCCCCCTGCCTCCTCAACGCCAGTTGAACCGACACCTGTTCTATCCGCCACCGATACCCCCACCAGCCCCCCTACCCCTACGCCATCGCCAACCCTTACCCCCACCCCCCAACCGGCCACTATTGTTTACGTCCAGAGCCGGGGGGCCAACCACGATCTGGGCCTGGTCAGTTCTGCCGGCCAACTCCTCGACGCCGAACTGCATCGCCTGGCCGCCGCCCCGGCCTGGTCGCCGGATGGCGCAATGGTGGCATTTTACGGGGAGCAAGGCATTAGCGAATTGGGCGGCGTTTATGCCCAGGGCAACGGCATCTGGCTGATTGACATCCAAACCCGCACCCCCCGCCTGCTTTTTCAGATTGACCACGTTAAAAATGTAACCTGGTCGTTGGACGGCACCAAGTTGGCCTTTGAATTTGGCCCGCCCTACAACACCACCCACGCGGTGGTGATAGTGGACGTCAGAAACGGCCAGGAACTCAATCGCTTCCCCGGCGAACAACCGGCCTGGCTGCCCAACAGCGCCGAGTTGGTGATTAAATCCTGCCAACCCGAATGTGGCTTGTGGCAGGTTGGCGGGGCCACGAACAAACTATTAACGCGCGATCCCACCGACAGCTACCCGGCCATCTCGCCCGACGGCAAATATATGGTTTTTTCTTCCCGCTTTCGGGATGTGGACTGGGAAATATACCGGTTCAACCTGCAAGACCAGGCTGAAGAAATACTACGGCTGACCCAGCGCGCCGGGACCGATACCACCCCCGTTATTAGCCCGGATGGGCTGGAGATTTATCTGCGGACGGATGCTTTTGGGGACTGGCAGGTTACGGCCATGACCATTGACGGCAAAAATGAACGGCTCATCAAGGGCAATATTGGGGCCAGCGAAGATTGGGGGTTGGCTCGACCGGCGGTGCATTAA
- a CDS encoding DUF4129 domain-containing protein, giving the protein MVVGPIEEEKLPQVKRNPWADNFFRPLLLTIMIMCFNISLVNFVRLINPNWRGAYFLFGMLLVTVEAIYSFRLFRIYHMRDISIWRYRLAEWVVLLVFLKIISYANKPMAFIVADLKAMWWNPINVISSEFYVMVFLAVASWVAATLTIADFEALYDPFTFRSERIAPLEKLTGRFFFGGIILVIVSGMSQLIIRYGLSELTDWQRSNISGIIINVLVYFMLGLILLSQANLARLMMSWRFQKVEIGSDLAKQWAKYGLIFLGLVTAAVFLLPTNYTMGFLTSAAIVILFVVKVLTFLMQLLLMLFSLPLAWLFSLFGAPPEEAEAPPEELPPLPEPALAAAPVPWLEALRSLIFWLVALAIIWYLVKVYLNDRPELLTALKGFKPVNFVLNLLKQFWQQLRRLVTAGVDVIAEIIKLPGHSNRPNVLTGARGWFGMGRLSARERILYYYLNILKRAERRRLARRIFETPFEYEPNLEQAVPDVEPEVAAMTDVFVRARYSQEGFDEEQAASAKQQWQRVRQELRNVGRARGKRSGDEKKT; this is encoded by the coding sequence ATGGTCGTTGGTCCCATAGAAGAAGAAAAATTACCCCAAGTCAAACGTAATCCCTGGGCCGATAATTTCTTCAGGCCCCTGTTGCTGACCATTATGATCATGTGCTTCAATATTTCCCTGGTCAACTTTGTGCGTTTGATCAATCCAAACTGGCGCGGCGCTTACTTTTTGTTTGGCATGCTGCTGGTAACGGTGGAAGCCATTTATTCCTTTCGCCTTTTCAGAATTTATCATATGCGCGACATTTCTATATGGCGCTACCGGCTGGCGGAGTGGGTGGTGCTGCTTGTGTTTCTCAAAATAATCAGTTACGCCAACAAGCCCATGGCCTTTATTGTGGCCGATTTAAAGGCCATGTGGTGGAATCCCATAAACGTGATAAGTTCTGAATTTTACGTAATGGTATTCTTGGCCGTGGCCTCGTGGGTGGCGGCCACCTTAACCATCGCCGATTTTGAGGCATTGTACGATCCTTTCACGTTCCGTTCCGAGCGCATTGCCCCCCTGGAAAAATTGACGGGGCGCTTCTTTTTTGGGGGGATTATATTGGTGATAGTGTCGGGGATGAGTCAATTGATTATCAGGTACGGCTTGTCTGAATTGACCGATTGGCAACGTTCCAACATCAGCGGCATCATTATTAACGTGTTGGTTTATTTTATGCTGGGCTTGATTCTCTTGAGCCAGGCCAATTTAGCCCGGCTGATGATGAGTTGGCGTTTCCAAAAAGTGGAGATTGGCTCCGACCTGGCCAAACAATGGGCCAAATACGGCCTGATATTTTTGGGCCTGGTGACGGCGGCGGTTTTTTTGCTGCCCACCAATTATACAATGGGTTTTTTAACCAGCGCAGCAATTGTGATTCTGTTTGTGGTAAAAGTCCTCACCTTTCTGATGCAGCTTTTATTGATGCTTTTTTCCCTGCCGCTGGCCTGGCTGTTCAGCTTGTTTGGCGCACCCCCGGAAGAAGCAGAGGCTCCGCCGGAGGAACTGCCGCCGCTGCCGGAGCCTGCCCTGGCGGCAGCGCCTGTGCCCTGGTTAGAGGCGCTGCGTTCGCTGATTTTTTGGCTGGTGGCCCTGGCCATTATCTGGTATCTGGTTAAGGTTTACTTGAACGACCGCCCGGAATTGTTGACCGCGCTCAAAGGGTTTAAGCCGGTTAATTTTGTTCTCAATCTGCTGAAGCAGTTTTGGCAGCAGTTGCGTCGCCTGGTTACAGCCGGTGTTGACGTTATTGCCGAAATAATTAAATTGCCCGGCCACAGCAACCGGCCAAATGTGTTAACCGGCGCCCGGGGCTGGTTTGGCATGGGCAGGTTATCGGCCCGCGAGCGGATTTTGTACTATTACCTGAACATTCTCAAACGGGCCGAACGGCGGCGACTGGCCCGCAGAATTTTTGAAACCCCCTTTGAATACGAGCCAAACCTGGAGCAGGCTGTCCCAGATGTGGAGCCGGAAGTAGCCGCCATGACCGACGTGTTTGTCCGCGCCCGCTATAGCCAGGAAGGTTTTGACGAGGAACAGGCCGCCTCGGCCAAACAGCAGTGGCAGCGCGTTCGCCAGGAGTTGCGGAACGTGGGCCGGGCCAGGGGCAAAAGATCTGGCGATGAAAAAAAGACTTAA
- a CDS encoding DUF58 domain-containing protein, with the protein MGNFITFILFLFVVAALLRIDFFFTILYLFVGIYLLSYFWSRRVLGRLEVSRALQQRAFLGDKITVTLKFNNRTRLPIPWLLLHEVFPLALASPSFLRQAITLPGKTTHTLEYTLNARKRGYYMIGPLALHTGDLLGFRRPLTSHLASNYLIVYPKIVPITRLVLPTHSPQVVLPTPVPLFQDPARPIGVRAYTPGDNPRHIHWTATAATGQMLVKQFQPAIARENAIFLNLSRPDYAHCGYPDPAIELAIIVAASLANHIAIREELPVGLSVAGMDPLAGKIQQFRLPPRKGRDQLMQILEVLARIQIAEQDTHFLENIRQEAMHLAWGATIIIITSHPSEALSKMLLFLKQSGFRVTLVLATPTRTRQTREEDLADLDVPTFKVRQEKDVEVWSLVP; encoded by the coding sequence ATGGGTAACTTTATCACTTTCATCCTGTTTCTTTTTGTAGTGGCCGCTCTGCTGCGTATTGATTTTTTCTTTACCATTCTTTATCTTTTTGTGGGCATTTACCTGCTGTCCTACTTCTGGTCGCGGCGGGTGCTGGGCCGGCTTGAAGTCAGCCGCGCCTTGCAACAGCGAGCCTTTTTGGGCGATAAAATCACGGTTACGCTAAAGTTTAACAATCGAACCCGCTTGCCCATCCCCTGGTTGCTGCTCCACGAGGTCTTTCCCCTGGCCCTGGCCAGCCCTTCTTTTTTGAGACAAGCAATTACTCTGCCGGGTAAAACCACCCATACCCTGGAGTATACGCTCAACGCGCGGAAGCGCGGTTACTACATGATTGGCCCACTTGCTTTGCACACCGGCGACTTGTTGGGTTTTAGGCGACCATTAACCAGTCACCTGGCCTCAAATTACCTGATTGTTTACCCCAAAATTGTGCCCATTACCCGGCTGGTTTTGCCTACCCACAGCCCCCAGGTTGTTTTGCCCACCCCCGTGCCGCTTTTTCAAGACCCGGCCCGCCCCATAGGGGTGCGGGCTTATACGCCGGGCGACAACCCGCGCCACATTCATTGGACGGCCACCGCGGCCACCGGCCAGATGTTGGTAAAACAGTTTCAACCGGCCATTGCCCGCGAGAATGCCATTTTTCTCAACCTGAGCCGTCCTGATTATGCCCACTGCGGCTATCCTGACCCGGCCATTGAACTGGCCATTATTGTGGCTGCTTCGTTGGCCAACCACATTGCTATCCGTGAAGAATTGCCCGTTGGCTTGAGTGTTGCCGGCATGGATCCGCTGGCCGGGAAAATACAGCAATTCAGGTTGCCCCCCCGCAAGGGACGCGACCAACTGATGCAAATTCTGGAAGTGCTGGCCCGCATTCAGATTGCCGAACAGGACACCCATTTTTTGGAGAATATCCGCCAGGAAGCGATGCATTTAGCCTGGGGCGCCACTATTATTATTATCACCAGCCATCCGTCAGAAGCCCTCTCCAAAATGCTGTTGTTTCTCAAGCAGTCCGGCTTTCGGGTGACGTTGGTGTTGGCTACCCCCACCCGCACTCGCCAGACGCGCGAAGAAGACCTGGCCGATCTGGACGTGCCCACTTTTAAGGTGCGCCAGGAAAAGGATGTTGAAGTATGGTCGTTGGTCCCATAG
- a CDS encoding CBS domain-containing protein: protein MFVRDHMVSPPITVAPDMPFQDALKLMQENRFRRLPVVDKKGKLIGIVSERDLLYASPSPATTLSVWELTYVLSKIQVDELMTKEVVTTSPDTPIEDAASLMVEKKVGGLPVVDGDYKPVGIITDRDIFKAFVEMFGGGQPGLRLTLSVPQRKGVLASLAQAIFELGGYIVSFGSFPTPNKPNEDGMVVKVQNVSRSQLIDKLENLGDQVVDAREV, encoded by the coding sequence ATGTTTGTACGTGATCATATGGTTTCACCACCCATAACAGTAGCGCCCGACATGCCCTTTCAAGACGCCCTCAAACTCATGCAAGAGAATCGTTTTCGCCGTTTGCCCGTGGTTGATAAAAAGGGCAAACTCATTGGCATTGTTTCCGAGCGGGATTTGTTGTATGCCTCCCCCTCGCCGGCCACCACCCTGAGTGTATGGGAGTTGACGTATGTTCTATCTAAAATTCAAGTTGACGAATTGATGACCAAAGAGGTGGTGACCACCAGCCCGGACACGCCCATTGAAGACGCCGCCAGCCTGATGGTCGAAAAAAAGGTGGGCGGCCTGCCGGTGGTGGATGGCGACTACAAGCCGGTGGGCATTATTACCGACCGGGATATTTTTAAGGCCTTTGTGGAAATGTTTGGCGGCGGGCAGCCCGGCCTGCGCCTGACTCTCTCGGTGCCGCAGCGAAAAGGAGTTTTGGCCAGCCTGGCCCAGGCGATTTTTGAATTGGGCGGTTACATTGTCAGTTTTGGCTCCTTCCCTACCCCCAACAAACCCAATGAGGATGGGATGGTGGTTAAAGTGCAAAACGTCAGCCGGAGTCAATTGATAGATAAATTGGAAAACCTGGGTGACCAGGTGGTTGATGCCCGCGAAGTGTAA
- a CDS encoding GNAT family N-acetyltransferase has translation MIIRPVNLDELDALLQLYQQLHPQDTPLPSKPELVALWQGIFTNPLLHYFGVELEGQLVASCTLTLIPNLTRGARPYGLIENVITHPAYRRQGLGKAVLQHALQVAWEADCYKVMLLTGSKRAEVFAFYEAAGFKRGVKTGFIAVPPEK, from the coding sequence ATGATCATTCGACCGGTAAACCTTGACGAGTTGGACGCCCTGCTGCAACTTTATCAGCAGCTCCATCCCCAAGACACGCCCTTGCCTTCAAAGCCGGAGCTGGTTGCTCTGTGGCAGGGTATTTTTACTAACCCGTTGTTGCATTATTTTGGGGTTGAACTGGAAGGCCAACTGGTGGCTTCCTGCACCCTGACCCTTATTCCCAATTTAACCCGGGGAGCGCGTCCCTACGGCCTGATTGAAAATGTGATCACCCATCCGGCCTACCGGCGGCAAGGTTTGGGCAAGGCGGTTTTACAGCATGCCCTGCAAGTGGCCTGGGAGGCCGACTGTTATAAGGTGATGCTGCTTACCGGCTCAAAACGCGCCGAGGTGTTTGCTTTTTATGAGGCTGCCGGATTTAAACGAGGCGTAAAAACCGGCTTCATCGCGGTTCCGCCGGAAAAATAG
- a CDS encoding response regulator, translated as MAQRILMVDDDHEMVGLGKLILEREGFEVLAAYSGKEGLDILDQEQNIDLILLDIMMLGMDGWQVLETIRQSETHAHIPVIMLTARHYLEDETTTTSYAQMFDGYVVKPFVVRDLLGKIKKLLG; from the coding sequence GTGGCCCAGCGAATATTGATGGTGGATGATGACCACGAAATGGTCGGCCTGGGTAAGCTGATTTTAGAAAGGGAGGGCTTTGAGGTCCTGGCCGCCTACAGCGGCAAAGAGGGCCTGGACATATTGGACCAAGAGCAAAACATTGACCTGATTCTCCTTGATATTATGATGCTGGGCATGGACGGCTGGCAAGTGCTGGAAACTATCCGGCAGAGTGAAACGCACGCTCACATTCCCGTGATCATGCTCACTGCCCGCCACTACCTGGAAGATGAAACGACCACCACCAGTTACGCGCAAATGTTTGACGGTTACGTGGTCAAACCGTTTGTGGTCAGAGATTTGTTGGGTAAAATAAAAAAGTTACTTGGCTAA
- a CDS encoding YkgJ family cysteine cluster protein: MECRPGCGACCIAMSISSPIPGMPHGKPAGVRCIQLTPDNRCRLFGQPNRPAVCAQLRASEEMCGHNAEEALARITELERLTRPD, from the coding sequence ATGGAATGTCGTCCCGGTTGTGGGGCTTGTTGCATTGCTATGTCAATCTCTTCGCCGATTCCGGGCATGCCCCACGGCAAACCCGCCGGGGTGCGCTGTATCCAGTTAACGCCCGACAATCGCTGCCGCCTGTTTGGCCAACCCAACCGGCCGGCCGTATGCGCCCAACTCCGCGCCAGCGAAGAGATGTGCGGGCACAACGCAGAGGAAGCCCTGGCCCGTATAACTGAGCTAGAACGGCTTACCCGGCCAGACTGA
- a CDS encoding modification methylase produces MQQLTLFQDTKIQKDLARHRFSHNGVCHETARFALEERYAHLLEETDKFNRQLVSFQANKTEVLHSWIKYREGFSANLIELLIKELGISPGDVILDPFAGSATTLLTAKMLGLDAVGIELLPHCHLAWEAKSKAFDYDLAELRHVRFLLEQTTPPKTNEAFPHLTITETAFPPQIEKEVMAYTRWFETLTVSQNTKTLCKLILMSLLEEVSYTRKDGQYLRWDSRADKIRGNNEKRLAQGKKPIQGIDKGTLPSLKRIILEKLNTIIIDIAKLQRDPPPPSSQKLIAGNTLYTLPPMEPNQFAAVITSPPYANRYDYTRTYALELAYLQVDNKIFDLRQNQLSCTVENKSKENELKTFYQSLGQEGRYQHILEIIQSNQALAEINEALLARHKREEVNNRGILTMIDQYFTELAFVFAELFRVCRSGARVVFVNDNVRYAGEVVPVDMLSTDLAEQVGFTPAKIYVLPQRKGNSSQQMGKFGREALRKSITIWIKP; encoded by the coding sequence ATGCAACAATTAACCCTGTTTCAAGACACAAAAATTCAAAAAGACCTGGCCCGCCACAGATTTTCACATAATGGCGTTTGCCATGAAACCGCCCGGTTTGCTTTGGAAGAAAGGTACGCCCATCTTCTGGAAGAAACCGATAAATTTAACCGTCAACTGGTCAGTTTTCAAGCAAACAAAACTGAAGTTTTACACAGTTGGATCAAATATCGAGAAGGATTTTCCGCCAATCTGATTGAACTATTAATAAAAGAATTAGGAATTAGCCCCGGCGATGTCATTCTTGATCCTTTTGCCGGGTCGGCCACCACGCTATTAACGGCAAAAATGCTTGGCCTTGATGCGGTGGGGATTGAGCTTTTGCCCCACTGCCATTTGGCCTGGGAAGCTAAATCAAAGGCTTTTGATTATGACCTGGCTGAACTGCGCCATGTCCGTTTTTTGTTAGAGCAAACAACCCCACCTAAAACAAATGAGGCTTTCCCTCACTTGACCATTACTGAAACTGCTTTTCCGCCGCAGATTGAAAAAGAGGTGATGGCCTACACGCGCTGGTTTGAAACCCTAACCGTTAGCCAAAATACAAAAACACTCTGTAAACTGATTCTTATGAGTCTTTTAGAAGAAGTCAGCTATACCAGGAAAGATGGTCAATACCTGCGTTGGGATAGTCGGGCCGATAAAATCCGGGGTAATAATGAAAAACGTTTAGCCCAGGGCAAAAAACCAATTCAAGGCATAGATAAAGGTACATTACCCAGCCTCAAGCGGATAATCCTGGAAAAACTAAATACAATTATCATTGATATTGCCAAACTACAAAGAGACCCACCGCCGCCAAGCAGTCAAAAATTAATTGCGGGCAATACCCTTTACACGCTTCCCCCAATGGAACCCAATCAATTTGCTGCGGTGATTACATCTCCGCCTTACGCCAATAGATATGATTACACCCGCACTTACGCTCTTGAGTTGGCTTACTTGCAGGTAGATAATAAAATTTTTGACTTACGCCAAAATCAGCTTTCGTGTACGGTAGAAAATAAATCAAAAGAGAATGAGTTAAAAACCTTTTACCAATCGCTCGGTCAAGAGGGCCGGTATCAGCACATCTTGGAAATTATTCAAAGTAATCAGGCACTGGCGGAAATCAATGAGGCATTGTTGGCCAGACATAAACGGGAGGAGGTCAATAATCGAGGCATTTTGACCATGATTGACCAATACTTTACCGAACTGGCCTTTGTTTTTGCCGAACTATTCCGCGTTTGCCGGAGCGGGGCGCGCGTGGTTTTTGTTAACGACAATGTGAGATATGCGGGCGAAGTTGTGCCTGTTGACATGCTAAGCACCGATTTGGCGGAACAAGTTGGCTTCACGCCCGCCAAAATTTACGTTTTGCCCCAGCGTAAAGGAAACAGTAGCCAACAGATGGGCAAATTTGGCCGCGAGGCGCTGCGCAAAAGTATCACCATCTGGATAAAACCTTGA
- the hisD gene encoding histidinol dehydrogenase, producing MSNLFQFYTAAEARQTILHRPPVGDTKITPTLAQGIARVFGEAIGPEEAVRRILADVRQRGESAVIDWTEKIDGVRLKDLTVAQADLDTAYHSLASDVRHALHFAADRIRAFHQKQPGPSWLDWREGGGALGQMIRPLERVGVYAPGGTAPYPSTLLMGAVTARVAGVEQVIVTTPAGRANEINPTLLAAAKIAGVDTVYRIGGAQAVAAMAYGLESLPKVDKIVGPGNIFVTLAKRQVYGLVDIDGLPGPTETLIIADAAANPTLVAADLLAQAEHDTMASAILVTPSQTLAEAVQVEIGRQLESLSRADIIAESLQNQGGAVICANLNEALELNNLYAPEHLCLHVADPWALVGQVKHAGGIFLGDHAYEVLGDYTAGPTHVMPTMGTARFASPLNLRDFTKVITIFGLDAAEAAAIAPAAQILAEAEGLDAHAASVRRRFNEDSTSNDQ from the coding sequence ATGTCTAACCTATTCCAATTTTACACCGCTGCTGAAGCCCGCCAAACCATTCTTCACCGCCCGCCGGTGGGCGATACCAAAATCACGCCCACCCTGGCCCAGGGCATTGCCCGCGTATTTGGCGAAGCCATTGGCCCGGAAGAAGCCGTGCGCCGTATTCTGGCCGACGTGCGCCAGCGTGGGGAGTCCGCCGTTATTGACTGGACCGAAAAAATTGACGGCGTCCGCCTCAAAGACCTGACCGTGGCCCAGGCCGACCTGGACACAGCCTATCACAGCCTGGCCTCGGACGTGCGCCACGCCCTCCACTTTGCCGCCGACCGCATTCGCGCCTTTCACCAAAAGCAGCCCGGCCCCAGTTGGCTGGACTGGCGCGAGGGCGGCGGAGCCTTGGGCCAAATGATCCGGCCCCTGGAACGGGTGGGGGTGTACGCGCCGGGCGGCACGGCCCCCTACCCCAGCACGCTGCTGATGGGCGCGGTTACGGCGAGAGTGGCCGGAGTGGAGCAGGTGATTGTCACCACCCCCGCCGGCCGGGCCAACGAGATCAACCCGACCCTGTTGGCTGCGGCCAAAATAGCCGGAGTGGACACGGTGTACCGCATTGGCGGGGCGCAGGCGGTGGCGGCCATGGCCTATGGCCTGGAATCATTGCCCAAAGTGGACAAAATTGTCGGGCCGGGCAACATCTTTGTGACCCTGGCCAAACGGCAGGTCTACGGCTTGGTAGACATTGACGGCCTGCCCGGCCCCACCGAAACCTTGATCATCGCCGACGCCGCGGCCAACCCCACCCTGGTGGCCGCCGATCTACTGGCCCAGGCCGAACACGACACCATGGCCTCGGCCATTCTGGTAACGCCCAGCCAAACCCTGGCCGAAGCCGTGCAGGTGGAAATTGGCCGCCAACTCGAGAGCTTGAGCCGGGCCGACATCATTGCCGAAAGCCTGCAAAATCAAGGCGGGGCCGTGATTTGCGCTAATCTGAATGAGGCTCTAGAATTGAATAACCTGTACGCGCCGGAACACCTGTGCCTCCACGTGGCCGACCCCTGGGCGCTGGTTGGCCAAGTAAAACACGCGGGGGGCATCTTTTTGGGCGACCATGCCTACGAAGTTCTGGGCGACTACACCGCCGGGCCAACCCACGTAATGCCCACCATGGGCACGGCTCGTTTTGCCAGCCCGCTCAATCTACGCGATTTTACCAAAGTAATTACTATTTTCGGCCTGGATGCCGCCGAAGCCGCGGCTATAGCCCCCGCTGCCCAAATCCTGGCCGAAGCTGAAGGGCTGGACGCCCATGCAGCCTCAGTGAGGAGACGGTTCAATGAAGATTCGACAAGCAACGACCAATGA